One Streptomyces sp. NBC_00440 DNA window includes the following coding sequences:
- a CDS encoding HAD family hydrolase, with the protein MPGGQWQVIGGGRVKLVLWDIDHTLIATRGVGREIFAEGFEQVTGVPMREQAAVDGMTEPVIFRETARLHGIDSDRRMFERFARCSAELHRARAGELRERGHALPGAAATLDTVSGLSGVVQTVVTGNIRTAAEVKLAAFGLDTHIRFELGGYGEDHDERAELVRKAMEHAGQGHSDITADDVLLIGDTPADVAAGRDNGVRVLGVASGRSSEQDLWAAGATAVARDLTDRRVLMDLINAAPH; encoded by the coding sequence ATGCCCGGTGGGCAATGGCAGGTAATCGGAGGCGGCAGAGTGAAGTTGGTTCTGTGGGACATCGACCACACGCTCATCGCCACACGTGGCGTCGGCCGGGAGATCTTCGCCGAGGGCTTCGAGCAGGTCACTGGAGTGCCGATGCGGGAGCAGGCCGCTGTCGACGGGATGACCGAGCCCGTCATCTTCCGTGAGACGGCGAGGCTTCACGGCATTGACAGCGATCGCCGGATGTTCGAGAGGTTCGCGCGCTGCTCTGCTGAGCTGCACCGAGCCCGGGCCGGGGAACTGCGGGAGCGCGGCCACGCTCTACCTGGCGCCGCGGCCACCCTGGATACGGTGTCCGGCTTGAGCGGGGTCGTACAGACGGTGGTCACCGGCAACATCCGTACGGCCGCCGAGGTGAAGCTCGCCGCCTTCGGCCTGGATACGCACATCCGCTTCGAGCTGGGCGGGTACGGCGAGGATCACGATGAGCGGGCGGAACTGGTACGCAAGGCCATGGAACATGCTGGTCAGGGCCACTCCGATATCACGGCAGATGATGTCCTTTTGATCGGCGACACGCCTGCTGACGTCGCTGCCGGTCGTGACAACGGCGTGAGAGTGCTGGGTGTGGCCTCTGGGCGCAGCTCGGAGCAGGATTTGTGGGCGGCCGGTGCAACGGCGGTAGCACGGGACCTGACGGATCGCCGGGTACTCATGGACCTGATCAACGCAGCCCCGCACTGA
- a CDS encoding helix-turn-helix domain-containing protein, producing the protein MSLPTLPIGERIRHHRLRQGRTQAVVAGLCGITEDYLSQVERGRKTPSSEVLARLAVQFGVTAGALLGDPVEDVPLAPATPGADVVRALLGQQPSAGPAPTTAVTLRERVENIWRIWQTSPTRFTDAELLLPDLITDVETAVRASRHTTESGERRVLLRISADLYGLLRSYCRRAGRLDLALMVADRALRAAEDADDPLRIAAAQWNLGHVLLSQPGDEHAARDTALRAAEALQRELQGPEAVAVQGALELVAVVAEARTRRAWAARDRLANRVAPLAKQAGEGNTMWTVFGPVNAELHAVSVEMLDGNAVEGLRLADKVDTDQLPSRERRMTFGLEVARCYALRREDAAVLVHLLELEVLAPEDLQRSPLARELVISLVQRSRPTYRKQATALAERLSLL; encoded by the coding sequence ATGAGCTTGCCCACGCTTCCTATCGGCGAGCGCATCCGCCATCACCGTCTCCGGCAGGGTCGCACGCAGGCGGTCGTCGCCGGCTTGTGCGGCATCACCGAGGACTACCTCTCGCAGGTGGAGCGGGGCCGGAAGACCCCCTCGTCCGAGGTGCTCGCAAGGCTCGCCGTGCAATTCGGAGTGACCGCAGGGGCGCTGCTGGGCGACCCCGTCGAGGACGTCCCACTCGCGCCCGCGACGCCAGGGGCTGACGTGGTGCGCGCGCTCCTGGGCCAACAACCCAGCGCCGGCCCCGCGCCCACCACCGCGGTGACACTGCGCGAGCGGGTGGAGAACATCTGGCGTATCTGGCAGACATCACCCACCCGGTTCACCGACGCCGAACTTCTACTGCCGGACCTGATCACAGACGTGGAGACCGCCGTACGAGCCAGCCGGCATACAACCGAGAGCGGCGAGCGCCGCGTACTGCTGCGCATCTCCGCCGACCTGTACGGACTGCTGCGCTCGTACTGCCGCCGGGCCGGGCGCCTCGACCTGGCGCTGATGGTCGCCGACCGGGCGCTCCGCGCGGCCGAGGACGCGGACGACCCGCTGCGGATCGCCGCGGCCCAGTGGAACCTCGGCCACGTGCTGCTCTCCCAGCCAGGAGACGAACACGCCGCACGCGACACCGCCCTCCGGGCAGCCGAGGCGCTTCAGCGCGAACTGCAGGGCCCGGAGGCGGTCGCCGTCCAGGGCGCGCTGGAGCTGGTGGCGGTGGTGGCAGAAGCCCGCACCCGCCGCGCCTGGGCGGCCCGGGACAGGCTGGCCAACCGTGTCGCCCCGCTCGCGAAGCAAGCGGGGGAGGGGAACACCATGTGGACCGTCTTCGGCCCCGTGAATGCCGAACTTCACGCGGTCTCCGTAGAGATGCTCGACGGCAATGCGGTCGAAGGGCTGCGTCTGGCCGACAAGGTCGACACCGACCAGCTCCCCTCCCGCGAGCGGCGCATGACCTTCGGCCTGGAGGTAGCCCGCTGCTACGCACTGCGCAGGGAGGACGCCGCCGTCCTCGTTCACCTCCTGGAGCTCGAAGTGCTCGCGCCCGAGGATCTCCAGCGCAGTCCTCTCGCTCGGGAGCTCGTCATCTCTCTGGTGCAGCGCTCCCGGCCCACCTACCGCAAACAGGCGACGGCTCTGGCCGAGCGGCTCAGTCTGCTCTGA